The following are encoded in a window of Arvicanthis niloticus isolate mArvNil1 chromosome 1, mArvNil1.pat.X, whole genome shotgun sequence genomic DNA:
- the Sgf29 gene encoding SAGA-associated factor 29: MALVSADSRIAELLTELHQLIKQTQEERSRSEHNLVNIQKTHERMQTENKISPYYRTKLRGLYTTAKADAEAECNILRKALDKIAEIKSLLEERRIAAKIAGLYNDSEPPRKTMRRGVLMTLLQQSAMTLPLWIGKPGDKPPPLCGAIPASGDYVAKPGDKVAARVKAVEGDEQWILAEVVSYSHATNKYEVDDIDEEGKERHTLSRRRIIPLPQWKANPETDPEALFQKEQLVLALYPQTTCFYRALIHTPPQRPQDDYSVLFEDTSYADGYSPPLNVAQRYVVACKEPKKK; this comes from the exons ATGGCCCTTGTGTCTGCTGATTCTCGAATTGCAGAGCTTCTCACAGAGCTCCATCAGCTAATCAAGCAAACCCAG GAAGAGCGTTCGAGAAGTGAGCACAACTTGGTGAACATCCAGAAAACCCACGAGCGAATGCAGACAGAGAACAAGA TTTCTCCTTATTACCGGACAAAGCTTCGAGGCCTCTACACAACCGCCAAGGCTGATGCGGAGGCCGAGTGCAA CATCCTCCGCAAAGCGCTGGATAAGATAGCTGAGATCAAGTCTCTCTTGGAAGAGAGGCGGATTG CTGCCAAGATCGCAGGTCTCTACAATGACTCAGAGCCCCCCCGGAAGACCATGCGCAGAGGGGTGCTGATGACGCTGCTGCAGCAGTCCGCCATGACCCTGCCCCTCTGGATCGGGAAGCCTGGTGacaa GCCCCCACCCCTCTGTGGAGCCATTCCAGCCTCAGGGGACTATGTGGCCAAACCTGGAGACAAGGTGGCTGCTAGGGTGAAGGCTGTGGAAGGGGATGAGCAGTGGATCCTAGCTGAAGTAGTCAGTTACAGCCATGCTACCAACAA GTATGAGGTAGACGACATTGATGAAGAAGGCaaaga GAGACACACCCTGAGCCGTCGGCGCATCATCCCACTGCCCCAGTGGAAAGCTAACCCTGAGACAGACCCTGAGGCCTTGTTCCAGAAGGAGCAGCTGGTGCTGGCCCTATATCCCCAAACCACCTGCTTCTACCGTGCCCTGATCCACACCCCACCACAGAGG CCTCAGGATGACTACTCAGTCCTGTTTGAAGACACCTCCTATGCAGATGGCTACTCCCCTCCCCTCAATGTGGCCCAGAGGTACGTGGTGGCTTGTAAGGAGCCCAAGAAAAAGTGA
- the LOC117708243 gene encoding sulfotransferase 1A1 — protein MEFSRPPLVHVKGVPLIKYFAETIEPLQNLTAWPDDLLISTYPKSGTTWMSEIVDMIYQGGKLDKCGRAPIYARVPFLEFKCPGVPSGLETLEETPAPRLLKTHLPLSLLPQSLLDQKVKVIYIARNAKDVVVSYYNFYNMAKVHPDPGTWDSFLENFMEGKVSYGSWYQHVKEWWELKNTHPVLYLFYEDLKENPKREIKKILEFLGRSLPEETVDFIVHHTSFKKMKENPMTNYTTVPSEFMDHNVSPFMRKGDIGDWKNTFTVAQNERFDAHYAKTMKGCEFKFRCEL, from the exons ATGGAGTTCTCCCGTCCACCACTGGTGCATGTAAAGGGTGTCCCACTCATCAAATACTTTGCAGAGACAATTGAGCCACTGCAGAACCTCACAGCCTGGCCTGATGACTTGCTCATCAGCACATACCCAAAGTCTG GTACTACCTGGATGAGTGAGATCGTGGATATGATCTATCAGGGTGGCAAGCTAGATAAGTGTGGCCGGGCTCCCATCTATGCCCGAGTACCTTTCCTTGAATTCAAATGCCCAGGGGTTCCCTCAG GCCTGGAAACTTTGGAAGAGACACCAGCCCCACGGCTCCTGAAGACACATCTGCCCCTCTCCTTGCTCCCTCAGAGTCTGCTGGATCAGAAAGTcaag GTGATCTACATTGCCCGGAATGCAAAGGATGTGGTTGTCTCCTATTATAACTTCTACAACATGGCCAAGGTGCACCCTGACCCAGGCACCTGGGACAGCTTCTTGGAGAACTTCATGGAGGGGAAAG TGTCCTATGGGTCGTGGTACCAGCACGTGAAGGAGTGGTGGGAGCTGAAAAACACTCACCCTGTTCTCTATCTCTTCTATGAAGACTTAAAGGAG AACCCCAAAAGGGAGATCAAGAAGATTCTAGAGTTTTTGGGGCGCTCTCTACCTGAGGAGACTGTGGATTTCATTGTTCACCACACATctttcaagaaaatgaaagagaacccCATGACTAATTACACAACCGTCCCCAGTGAATTTATGGACCACAATGTTTCTCCCTTCATGAGGAAAG GTGACATTGGGGACTGGAAAAATACCTTCACTGTAGCCCAGAATGAACGCTTTGATGCCCACTATGCTAAGACAATGAAAGGCTGTGAGTTCAAGTTCCGCTGTGAACTATGA